From Trichoderma atroviride chromosome 1, complete sequence, one genomic window encodes:
- a CDS encoding uncharacterized protein (EggNog:ENOG41~TransMembrane:1 (n4-12c17/18o219-236i)), whose protein sequence is MKYSVAAVSAFAAVALAKPSITNLSFDVEVGKPFTLTFAGCASGCDIELQTGASKDLKDVKTLATGVTGTSTTVTLDKIPSGTYNFKITDSTGDSNYSAQFPVQGDVAASASASASSASSETSAKETNTATAAPTSTAASSSAEKSTTLVKSTTAHSTAASNSTTAAPTSHSATAKHNSTSSALTTGAPTTTAAQTTAAKTSSKPAITTVPPGSAAGRLASPIALVAGVALALAFLS, encoded by the exons ATGAAGTACTCTGTCGCTGCCGTCTCGGcctttgctgccgttgctctTGCCAAGccctccatcaccaaccTGTCCTTCGATGTCGAGGTTGGCAAGCCCTTCACCCTCACCTTTGCTGGCTGCGCCTCTGGCTGCGACATTGAGCTGCAGACTGGTGCCAGCAAGGACCTGAAGGATGTCAAGACCCTCGCCA CTGGTGTGACCGGTACTTCCACCACCGTGACTCTGGACAAGATCCCCTCTGGCACCTACAACTTCAAGATCACCGACTCCACCGGCGACAGCAACTACAGCGCCCAGTTCCCCGTCCAGGGCGACGTTGCTGCCAGCGCCAGTGCCAGCGCCTCCAGCGCCTCATCCGAGACCAGCGCCAAGGAGACCAACACGGCCACCGCCGCTCCCACTTCTACcgccgcttcttcctctgctgAGAAGTCCACCACTCTTGTCAAGTCCACCACCGCTCACAGCACCGCGGCCTCAAACAGCACCACTGCTGCTCCCACCAGCCACTCTGCCACTGCCAAGCACAACTCTACCAGCTCTGCTCTGACAACCGGTGCTCCCACCACCACTG CCGCTCAAACCACCGCTGCCAAGACCTCCTCAAAACCCGCCATCACCACTGTCCCTCCCGGAAGCGCTGCTGGCCGTCTTGCCTCTCCCATCGCTCTCGTGGCCGGCGTTGCCCTGGCCCTTGCCTTCCTCTCTTAA